The following are encoded together in the Serratia sp. UGAL515B_01 genome:
- the emrB gene encoding multidrug efflux MFS transporter permease subunit EmrB codes for MLAQKPLEGAQLAWMTVALAMATFMQVLDSTIANVAIPTISGNLGSSSSQGTWVITSFGVANAISIPITGWLAKRVGEVRLFLWSTALFALASWLCGISNSLGMLIFFRVIQGVVAGPLIPLSQSLLLNNYPPAKRAMALALWSMTVIVAPIFGPILGGYISDNYHWGWIFFINIPIGLFVILVARSTLKGRETQTEIKPIDTVGLVLLVVGIGSLQIMLDQGKELDWFNSTEIIVLTVVAVVALVFLVVWELTDDHPVVDLSLFKSRNFTIGCLCISLAYMLYFGAIVLLPQLLQEVYGYTATWAGLASAPVGLIPIVLSPIIGRFGNRLDMRRLVTFSFVMYAVCFYWRAYTFEPGMDFGASAWPQFIQGFAIACFFMPLTTITLSGLPPERMAAASSLSNFLRTLAGSIGTSITTTLWTQRESMHHAHLSEFVNPFNPQTQEMYTKLENLGMDKQQASAYIAKEITAQGLIISANEIFWLSAGVFLILLALVWFAKPPFSSGGGGSGAH; via the coding sequence ATCTTGGCACAAAAACCGCTTGAAGGTGCCCAGCTCGCCTGGATGACGGTCGCGCTGGCGATGGCGACCTTTATGCAGGTACTGGATTCAACCATTGCCAACGTTGCGATACCGACCATTTCAGGTAACCTTGGTTCCTCCAGCTCACAGGGCACTTGGGTGATCACCTCATTTGGTGTGGCAAATGCCATTTCGATTCCGATCACCGGCTGGTTGGCAAAACGCGTAGGTGAAGTACGCCTGTTTCTATGGTCCACAGCGCTGTTCGCCCTGGCTTCTTGGTTGTGCGGTATTTCCAATAGCTTGGGAATGTTGATCTTCTTCCGGGTGATCCAGGGTGTGGTCGCAGGGCCTTTGATACCCCTATCGCAAAGTTTGCTGCTGAACAACTACCCTCCAGCCAAGCGCGCAATGGCCCTGGCGCTATGGTCGATGACCGTGATTGTGGCGCCTATTTTTGGCCCAATCCTGGGCGGTTATATCAGTGACAACTATCACTGGGGTTGGATCTTTTTCATCAATATTCCAATTGGGCTGTTCGTGATCCTGGTAGCCAGGTCGACGCTTAAAGGCAGGGAAACGCAAACAGAGATCAAACCCATCGATACTGTCGGATTGGTTTTGCTGGTTGTAGGTATTGGCTCACTGCAAATCATGCTTGATCAAGGGAAAGAGTTAGACTGGTTCAACTCTACCGAGATCATCGTCCTTACCGTTGTGGCGGTGGTGGCGCTGGTGTTCCTGGTGGTATGGGAATTGACCGATGACCATCCGGTAGTGGATCTATCTCTGTTCAAATCGCGTAACTTTACCATTGGCTGTCTATGTATAAGCTTGGCCTATATGCTGTATTTCGGGGCAATCGTCCTCTTGCCCCAATTATTGCAAGAGGTTTATGGTTACACCGCCACCTGGGCAGGCCTCGCTTCCGCGCCAGTGGGGTTAATACCGATAGTCTTGTCACCGATTATCGGCCGCTTTGGCAACCGGCTGGATATGCGCCGTTTGGTAACCTTTAGCTTTGTCATGTATGCCGTGTGTTTCTATTGGCGGGCCTATACCTTTGAACCAGGAATGGACTTTGGTGCTTCAGCATGGCCGCAGTTTATTCAGGGCTTTGCTATCGCCTGCTTCTTTATGCCACTGACCACAATCACCTTGTCCGGACTGCCCCCCGAACGTATGGCGGCAGCTTCGAGTCTATCAAACTTTCTGCGAACATTAGCGGGTTCTATCGGTACTTCGATCACAACAACGTTATGGACTCAGCGTGAATCCATGCACCATGCGCATTTGTCAGAGTTTGTTAATCCGTTCAATCCGCAGACGCAAGAGATGTACACCAAGCTGGAAAATCTTGGCATGGACAAGCAACAAGCTTCAGCGTATATCGCTAAGGAAATCACCGCGCAGGGGTTGATTATCTCGGCGAACGAGATTTTCTGGCTCTCTGCGGGAGTGTTCCTGATCCTGTTGGCACTCGTGTGGTTCGCCAAACCGCCTTTTAGCTCTGGCGGCGGCGGGAGCGGTGCCCACTGA
- a CDS encoding tRNA/rRNA methyltransferase, with translation MNDSFSGKNGKVKVMYVRSDDDSGDNRSKNKRTDGKGRPTDNTRSGQNKSRGGDRRGSDPRRSESDRPRRSARTEERGGYDSPWKTVSRGPEEEPAFDHGGISGKSFIDPEQLRRQRAEETRVYGENACQALFASRPDAIVRAWFVQSVTPRFREALRWMAANRKAYHVVDEEELAKASGTEHHGGVCFLIKKRQGLDAQAYLKNAPAKDCVLALEEVGNPHNLGAIVRSCAHFGVNGVLLQDPAVLESGAAVRTAEGGAEHIKAINADDFLSVLDTFRKAGYTIVTTSSHKGTPLAKAELPTKMVLVLGQERDGLSDSAWQQGDMSVSIGGTGKVESLNVSVATGILLADWWRQNQA, from the coding sequence ATGAACGATTCATTTAGTGGCAAGAACGGTAAAGTCAAAGTGATGTACGTCCGTAGTGACGACGACAGCGGTGACAATCGTAGCAAGAATAAACGTACGGACGGTAAAGGCCGTCCTACAGACAATACACGCTCTGGCCAGAATAAGTCACGGGGTGGCGATCGTCGGGGCTCTGATCCCCGCCGCAGTGAGAGCGATCGCCCTCGCCGCTCAGCGCGCACGGAAGAACGAGGTGGTTACGATTCACCCTGGAAAACCGTATCCCGTGGTCCCGAAGAAGAACCCGCGTTCGATCATGGTGGGATCAGTGGTAAAAGCTTTATCGATCCGGAACAGTTGCGCCGTCAGCGCGCTGAAGAAACCCGGGTTTACGGTGAAAACGCCTGCCAGGCATTATTCGCCAGCCGACCGGATGCCATTGTGCGCGCCTGGTTTGTACAATCGGTCACCCCGCGTTTCCGTGAAGCGCTGCGCTGGATGGCTGCAAATCGCAAGGCTTACCATGTGGTGGATGAAGAGGAACTGGCGAAAGCGTCCGGTACTGAACACCATGGAGGCGTGTGTTTCCTGATCAAAAAACGGCAGGGCCTGGATGCGCAGGCTTACCTGAAAAATGCACCAGCCAAAGATTGCGTGCTGGCATTGGAGGAGGTAGGTAATCCCCATAATCTGGGCGCAATTGTTCGCTCTTGCGCGCACTTTGGTGTGAATGGCGTGTTGCTGCAGGATCCAGCGGTTCTTGAGTCTGGTGCTGCTGTACGAACCGCAGAAGGTGGCGCTGAACATATCAAGGCGATTAATGCCGATGATTTCCTGTCAGTGCTGGATACGTTCCGCAAGGCTGGGTACACCATTGTGACGACATCCAGTCACAAAGGTACTCCGTTGGCGAAAGCCGAACTCCCAACCAAGATGGTATTGGTGCTGGGGCAAGAGCGCGATGGTTTGAGCGACAGTGCCTGGCAACAGGGCGACATGAGCGTGTCCATCGGTGGTACTGGCAAAGTAGAAAGTCTAAACGTTTCCGTTGCGACCGGCATTCTGTTGGCCGATTGGTGGCGTCAGAATCAAGCGTGA
- the trxC gene encoding thioredoxin TrxC: MNTVCSACHATNRVPDERITDGAKCGRCGHELFHGEVINATATTLNQLLQDDLPVVIDFWAPWCGPCRNFAPIFEDVAEERAGKMRFVKVNTEAEPELGARFNIRSIPTIMVFHGGKMVNMLNGAMPKGPFDDWLNQKV, translated from the coding sequence ATGAATACAGTTTGCTCTGCTTGCCATGCCACCAACCGCGTTCCTGACGAGCGCATCACTGATGGCGCTAAATGTGGCCGCTGCGGCCATGAATTGTTTCACGGAGAAGTCATAAATGCGACTGCCACTACTCTGAACCAACTGCTACAGGATGATTTGCCGGTAGTGATCGATTTTTGGGCTCCATGGTGCGGCCCATGCCGCAACTTCGCCCCAATCTTTGAAGACGTGGCTGAAGAGCGTGCAGGCAAGATGCGGTTTGTCAAAGTCAACACCGAAGCCGAACCAGAACTAGGGGCACGATTCAATATTCGTAGCATCCCGACCATAATGGTGTTTCACGGCGGCAAAATGGTCAATATGCTTAATGGTGCAATGCCGAAAGGCCCATTTGATGACTGGCTCAATCAGAAAGTCTAA
- a CDS encoding tRNA-uridine aminocarboxypropyltransferase yields MTDNAVLRLRQFRLDNATRPYRARGCRVVRCQNCLLPQQNCLCATIKPQHANSRFCLIMFGTEPLKPSNTGRLIADILPNTQAFIWSRTHVAPDLLDVINDPSRQPYVVFPASYADPERPVFSSLPTNGKAPLFIMLDGTWSEARKMFRKSPYLDQFPVFSLNVLAASGYQLREASRTEQHCTAEVAAALLQQAGDEQAARGLSEHFSYFREQYLIGKPYRPEAPVTTNTPQSA; encoded by the coding sequence ATGACTGACAATGCCGTACTCCGTCTGCGCCAATTCCGTTTAGATAATGCTACCCGCCCCTATCGGGCTCGTGGCTGTCGCGTAGTGCGCTGTCAGAATTGCTTACTGCCGCAGCAAAATTGCTTATGTGCCACGATCAAACCCCAGCACGCCAACAGCCGTTTCTGCCTGATCATGTTCGGCACTGAACCCTTGAAGCCCAGTAATACAGGCCGTCTGATCGCAGACATTCTGCCAAATACCCAGGCATTTATTTGGTCCCGCACCCACGTTGCCCCCGACCTGCTGGACGTGATCAACGATCCCTCACGTCAGCCTTACGTTGTATTCCCAGCATCCTATGCCGATCCTGAACGCCCTGTATTCAGCAGCCTGCCAACCAATGGGAAAGCCCCACTGTTTATCATGCTCGATGGTACTTGGTCTGAAGCTCGTAAGATGTTCCGTAAGAGCCCCTATCTGGATCAGTTTCCAGTGTTTTCGCTGAATGTATTGGCGGCATCCGGTTATCAACTACGTGAAGCAAGCCGCACCGAGCAGCACTGCACGGCAGAAGTGGCCGCAGCACTACTGCAACAGGCAGGAGACGAGCAGGCAGCTAGAGGGCTTAGTGAACACTTTAGCTATTTCCGCGAGCAGTATCTGATCGGAAAACCTTATCGGCCAGAGGCACCGGTCACAACAAACACACCACAAAGTGCCTAA
- a CDS encoding bifunctional acetate--CoA ligase family protein/GNAT family N-acetyltransferase — MSQRGLEALLRPKSIAVLGASQQPGRAGYLMMRNLLAGGFTGPILPVNPRYKAVCGVMAYPDVASLPLTPDLAVLCTNQQRNLSLIKALGELGCKTAIVLSSPQEQFAELKATAQRYSMRLLGPNSLGLLAPWQGINASFSPVPIQKGKLAFISQSAAVANTILDWAQQREVGFSYFIALGDSLDIDVDDLLDFLARDSKTSAILLYLENISDARRFLSASRSASRNKPILVIKSGRSKQAQLLLNSQQGLDAAYDAAIQRAGLLRVQDTHELFSAVETLSHMQPLRGERLMIISNGAAPAAMALDELLSRNGKLAVLTEETQKKLSTLLPEFIHVSNPIDLRDDATPKRYLAALQPLLDSHDYDALLLIHAPSAASPGTPTAECLIEAIRQHPRGKRITLLTNWCGEYSSQEARRLFTEAGIPTYRTPEGAITAFMHMVEYRRNQKQLKETPALPIGLTANTADAHKLIGDALAEGASQLDTHEVQPILQAYGLSTLPTWIAGDSAEAVHIAEQIGYPVALKLRSPDISHKSEVQGVMLYLRTATEVQRAAEAILDRVKRTYPQARIHGLLVQSMANRAGAQELRIAVEQDAIFGPLIMLGEGGIEWRQENQVAVALPPLNMALARYLVLQAVKGGKIRDQSAQRPLDILGLSRLLVQVSNLILDCPEISRLDIHPVLASGSEFTLLDVSMQIATFCGDPQARLAIRPYPHELEETIKLKDGSQCLFRPILPEDEPALKHFIDRVTKEDLYYRYFSEINEFSHDDLANMTQIDYDREMAFVAVRNGDEIIGVTRALSDPDNTDAEFAVLVRSDLKGLGLGRQLLVKLIGYARTHGLDRLTGITMPNNRGMVTLAQKLGFVVDVQIDEGIVNLILPLQQDDVIQ, encoded by the coding sequence ATGAGCCAGAGAGGGTTAGAAGCGCTGTTACGCCCCAAATCGATTGCCGTACTCGGTGCTTCGCAACAACCTGGCCGTGCAGGCTATCTGATGATGCGTAATCTGTTAGCCGGGGGATTTACCGGCCCAATTCTGCCGGTGAACCCACGCTATAAGGCGGTGTGCGGCGTGATGGCTTATCCCGATGTTGCCAGCCTGCCGCTGACCCCGGATTTAGCCGTTTTATGCACCAATCAGCAACGCAACCTGTCATTGATTAAGGCTTTGGGAGAACTTGGCTGTAAAACCGCGATCGTGCTTTCCTCTCCCCAAGAGCAATTTGCCGAACTTAAGGCCACCGCACAACGCTACTCGATGCGTCTGCTCGGGCCAAACAGCCTTGGGTTATTAGCCCCGTGGCAAGGCATCAACGCCAGCTTTTCTCCGGTTCCCATTCAGAAAGGTAAGTTGGCGTTTATCTCACAGTCTGCCGCCGTAGCTAATACTATTTTAGACTGGGCGCAACAGAGGGAAGTTGGGTTCTCTTATTTCATCGCGCTGGGCGACAGCCTGGATATCGACGTTGACGACCTGCTCGATTTCTTAGCCCGTGACAGCAAGACCAGTGCGATCCTGTTGTATCTGGAAAACATCAGTGATGCCCGGCGTTTCCTTTCCGCTTCCCGAAGCGCCTCCCGCAACAAACCCATCCTGGTTATTAAAAGTGGCCGGAGTAAGCAAGCGCAGTTGCTGCTTAACAGCCAGCAGGGATTGGACGCCGCCTACGATGCCGCCATTCAGCGGGCCGGTTTACTACGCGTGCAAGATACCCATGAGCTATTCTCTGCCGTGGAAACCTTGAGCCATATGCAGCCACTTCGTGGCGAACGGCTAATGATCATCAGCAATGGTGCTGCTCCTGCTGCAATGGCGCTGGATGAACTGCTTTCCCGCAATGGCAAACTGGCGGTACTGACTGAAGAAACGCAGAAAAAACTTAGCACATTGCTGCCCGAATTTATCCATGTAAGTAATCCTATCGACTTGCGCGATGACGCGACCCCCAAGCGCTATCTGGCAGCTCTTCAGCCCTTGCTCGACAGCCACGACTACGATGCCCTGTTACTGATCCATGCGCCGAGTGCAGCCTCGCCAGGAACGCCAACTGCTGAATGTCTGATCGAAGCCATCCGTCAGCACCCGCGTGGCAAACGTATTACTCTGCTGACAAACTGGTGTGGCGAATATTCTTCGCAGGAAGCTCGCCGTCTGTTTACCGAAGCTGGGATCCCGACTTACCGCACACCAGAAGGCGCGATAACCGCATTTATGCATATGGTGGAATACCGCCGTAACCAGAAACAGCTGAAAGAAACCCCTGCGCTACCGATTGGGCTGACCGCCAATACTGCAGATGCGCACAAGCTGATCGGCGATGCTCTGGCAGAAGGAGCTAGCCAGCTCGATACACATGAGGTTCAGCCTATCCTGCAAGCCTATGGCCTAAGCACCTTGCCCACCTGGATCGCAGGTGACAGCGCCGAAGCGGTACATATTGCCGAACAAATTGGTTATCCGGTCGCATTGAAACTGCGTTCTCCGGATATTTCACACAAATCCGAAGTTCAAGGGGTAATGCTCTATCTACGTACCGCGACTGAAGTTCAGCGCGCCGCAGAGGCCATCCTCGACCGGGTAAAACGCACCTATCCGCAAGCACGTATACATGGCCTGCTGGTACAGAGTATGGCCAACCGCGCTGGAGCCCAGGAACTGCGAATTGCTGTCGAACAAGATGCCATTTTCGGCCCACTGATCATGCTAGGTGAAGGGGGAATCGAATGGCGGCAAGAGAATCAGGTTGCAGTGGCACTACCTCCACTTAATATGGCGTTGGCCCGTTATCTTGTGTTACAGGCGGTTAAAGGCGGAAAGATCCGTGACCAAAGTGCACAACGTCCGCTCGACATTCTCGGTTTGAGCCGCTTGTTGGTCCAAGTTTCCAACCTTATCCTCGACTGCCCGGAGATCTCACGTCTGGATATTCATCCAGTTCTAGCATCCGGTAGCGAGTTCACTCTGCTGGATGTTTCAATGCAAATAGCCACTTTCTGCGGTGATCCACAAGCACGGTTAGCCATTCGCCCATATCCCCATGAGCTTGAAGAAACAATCAAATTGAAAGATGGTTCTCAGTGCTTGTTCCGGCCGATCCTGCCAGAAGATGAACCGGCGCTGAAGCACTTTATTGATCGCGTCACCAAGGAAGATCTCTACTATCGCTACTTTAGTGAGATCAACGAATTTAGCCACGATGATTTGGCTAATATGACTCAAATCGACTACGATCGAGAAATGGCTTTCGTGGCAGTGCGTAATGGTGATGAGATTATTGGTGTAACGCGTGCTCTGTCTGACCCCGACAACACCGACGCTGAATTCGCCGTTCTGGTGCGTTCCGATCTGAAAGGCCTTGGGTTAGGAAGACAACTGCTGGTGAAATTGATCGGTTATGCCCGCACGCATGGCTTGGACAGGTTAACTGGAATTACTATGCCGAATAACCGGGGCATGGTCACATTAGCACAAAAACTAGGTTTTGTTGTAGATGTGCAAATTGATGAAGGAATTGTCAATTTGATCCTGCCACTGCAGCAAGATGACGTAATTCAGTAA
- the pssA gene encoding CDP-diacylglycerol--serine O-phosphatidyltransferase, with the protein MLSNFKRSKHQQHLAQLPKLQQTGADIRTLYAPSEFCTTLLDSIANATTRIYLVALYLEHDDAGRDILNALYQAKQRRPELEIYVLVDWHRAQRGRIGAATANTNADWYCEMAAQHPHLSVPVYGVPVNTREALGVLHLKGFVIDDTVIYSGASINDVYLHRHDKYRYDRYQLITNAVLAVTLCDYIKQHLLTAGAVQRLDRNDRPKSPEIKSETRMFRLGLRHAGYQFHGSAGNDELAVTPLVGLGKRSILNKTIHHLMASADQKLTLCTPYFNLPALLVRNIIYLLRQGKQVEIIVGDKTANDFYIPEDEPFKIIGALPYLYEINLRRFLSRLQRYVDTGQLIVRLWKDGDNSYHLKGMWVDDEWQLITGNNLNPRAWRLDLENAVLIHDPKQELREQRHKELETIRTHTTVVGNYLELQSIQQYPVKVRKLIRRLLRIRIDRLISRIL; encoded by the coding sequence ATGTTGTCAAATTTTAAACGTAGCAAACATCAACAACACCTTGCACAACTGCCCAAACTCCAACAGACGGGTGCTGATATCCGCACCCTATATGCGCCCTCCGAGTTCTGTACCACACTGCTGGACTCGATTGCTAACGCCACAACACGTATTTATCTGGTTGCACTCTATTTAGAGCATGATGATGCGGGTAGGGATATACTCAACGCACTATACCAAGCAAAGCAGCGTCGCCCAGAGTTAGAGATCTATGTATTGGTTGACTGGCATCGTGCTCAACGCGGGCGCATCGGTGCCGCCACTGCCAATACCAATGCGGACTGGTATTGTGAAATGGCGGCACAGCACCCACATCTTTCCGTGCCAGTTTACGGGGTTCCAGTCAATACGCGTGAAGCCTTGGGCGTTTTGCATTTAAAGGGCTTCGTTATTGACGATACCGTTATCTACAGTGGTGCCAGTATTAATGATGTTTATCTGCACCGGCACGATAAATACCGCTATGACCGCTACCAGTTAATCACGAACGCTGTACTGGCTGTAACCTTGTGCGATTACATCAAACAACATCTTTTAACTGCCGGTGCAGTGCAACGCCTCGATCGTAATGACAGGCCCAAAAGCCCAGAAATCAAAAGCGAAACCCGTATGTTCCGTTTGGGTCTACGCCATGCAGGGTACCAATTCCATGGTAGTGCGGGTAACGATGAGTTGGCGGTAACCCCTCTAGTTGGGCTGGGCAAGCGGAGCATACTGAACAAAACCATTCATCATCTGATGGCTAGCGCAGATCAAAAACTGACGCTATGTACGCCTTATTTCAATCTGCCAGCCTTACTGGTGCGTAATATTATTTATCTGTTGCGCCAAGGGAAGCAGGTAGAAATCATCGTGGGTGATAAGACAGCCAATGATTTTTATATTCCTGAAGATGAGCCATTCAAAATTATCGGTGCATTACCTTATCTTTATGAGATCAACCTGCGTCGCTTTTTAAGCCGTTTGCAGCGTTATGTGGATACAGGTCAATTGATTGTGCGTCTGTGGAAAGATGGCGATAATAGCTATCACCTGAAGGGGATGTGGGTAGACGACGAATGGCAGTTGATCACCGGTAACAACCTTAATCCCCGTGCCTGGCGTCTGGATCTCGAGAACGCTGTTCTGATCCATGACCCTAAGCAGGAGTTGCGAGAGCAGCGCCACAAAGAGCTTGAGACGATCCGCACGCATACTACCGTGGTCGGTAACTATCTCGAACTACAAAGTATTCAGCAATATCCGGTTAAAGTCCGCAAGCTGATCCGCCGCCTACTCCGTATCCGTATTGACCGATTAATTAGCCGTATTTTGTAG